The Ostrea edulis chromosome 1, xbOstEdul1.1, whole genome shotgun sequence genomic sequence ACATAAGTACGAAAGCCCATTAAGCTCATTTCCGtagctcaaaaaaaaaaaaattcgcgttataacgcgtaACTTTCGTGAATTAACGAtaaactttcgcgaataaatgcgtaactttcgcgttataacgcgtaACTTTCGTGAATTAACGAtaaactttcgcgaataaacgcGTAACTTTCGCAAATAAACGCGAaactttcgcgttataacgcgtaACTTTTGCGAATTAACGAtaaactttcgcgaataaatgcgtaactttcgcgttataacgcgtaactttcgcgaattAACGcgaaactttcgcgaataaacgcGTAACTTTCGCGTTATTACACGTAACTTTCGGGAAGTAACGCGAAAGTTTCgcgtttattcgcgaaagtttcgcgttataacgcgaagcattctatataaatatagttTTGTAAATAAGGTACAGGTGATTAGGACAATGAAcgaagattttgaattttatgcatttttaagtGACGTTTTCTCTGAggaaataaaacagaaaatgtcCGCCTATCTCCCTACTGATATGATTTTGTCTAGGCATTTTCCAAGAGACTAATGCATGGATGTTTTGTTGTAGAAAATTTGCATCCTTTAATacacccaatctaattaaaattagatgttagatactcgtgagcggatctaacatctaattttaattagattgttattaCACCAcgattattgataaatattaaggTCAAAGGGATTTAGTGTATTCTGTAACTTGTATTCAGatgaaacatgaataattaaatCATGTCTTTCTGGTCTTCGGCTATAccatttttttccaaatatacCCCAATATCGATGAGCCCcgcgggaggggggggggggtattagtccTGTTAAGACAATTCTAGTTTTCACAGCTTGTACTATAAATTTTCccaagttattgagttctttATTATTGCTCACATTAAGAAGTTTAATTGATTTCaagttttgatatatttctttctcaaatcaacatagaatggacattGCAGGATAAAATGAAACTCTTCTTCTACATCATTATGGTCACATGATTTACAAAACTTCGTTCTGTTATGTTGAACTTTTTCAATTGTAAAAGAATGTGAATTCAATGATAATTTTCCCCCATTTTAAAAGTTGATTGGTCTTCTAAGATatgattttgtaaacaaaagttatGTATTAAATGTTGATACAGAACACTCTTTGGTGAATTTAAAAGAGACGGCATTAGATATATCCAATATTCTAAATTCGCTAAGTTGACTCACACACGACTcttcaaaaaaatattataaaccAATGCTTGACAATTCATCTTTTACATTAATAATCCAGCTGTCATTGTTTCAAAATACAGTTATTCACGGGTTTGATTTTCAaccagaatttaaaaattctcaatttttgtCTACAGAGTTATTGTGTTGCATAATAGTTTTAGATAGTAGACATGTTTCTGACCGTTGcgttttgttgttatttttaatttgttctATTTACTTTGATCCGGTAAattagaatttcttttttttacaaaatcgACATATTACAAAAATCCCCAGATCAATTTAACAGATATGGATTTAGTGCTATAAAAGTGTACAATGTCCTATGGCTGACGAATGGCAAGTGTAATATTGTACGTGTACTGAATAACGTTGgtaatctttaaataaaaagataGAATATCCATTAACCAGTCTTAAATGACCCTTTTCAACTGAATAAGCACAGCTAATCACGATTATGATATCGTATacacaaatattttataatcataattaTGGCATATTTAAAGACTGTTTTTCCTTTACCTGTTAATATGCGTTAATATCATGTTTGTAGTTTCAGTTCAGATTTTTCCtaaaattaccccccccccccccctttacaaaaattaaaataaaaggGGAAGTTGAACTTGTCAGGAAATAATATAAGACGgtaaattttatgaattttaattgtttaaatcattttttttaaattcgtgATTATTTATCATTTGGTATATTTAGCATCTCAGTAAATTGCATGTCTGTTTTCATCTGACGTCGGGCACCGTTCATCAATcgtaaacttttgaacattatcAGCTTCTTTTCTGGAACGGTTGAATAAATGTCAACGAAGTTTTTTAGATAGCATCTCTGAGTACTGGGGAACAcgaattgtgaatttcatggttTATGCTCATGTACGCATGGTTATAATACCAAATCTGTGAAGTATATGATCCCTGGATTCAGATCCAAGGGTGGCAGTAAGttgataaaatattgaaaatgcattatacttttgaaaaaaacccacagcaagacgtgtttgtgaaacaccgATCCTCCGGTATGGCagcaaaataattacatgtatggtACCAAacgaaaggtcttgtcaaaaggaatacatatgtgaaatatgaaagccctatcaccatccattcaaaagttatgaccaaagttaaagtttttgcaaacagacagacagacagatggacagaccaaaaactatatgccctcGAATCTCCGATTACAGGGTCATAAAAACCTTCTGTACTCCTGGATATCAAGCAGACAAATAGTTTGCATGAATACAATGAGTActtagtcctttaccaaaattataaaattcatgGCTTCTGGGTCCAAGTTTCAGGCTACAGGGTGGTCATATATTGAAATTGTAGAAcacctttgaaaatatttttcttttcctcTGGACATCTCCCAGTCAAACTGTTTGTATGATTATTATAGGCAGCTAGCCCTTTACCAAGATTTTGAATTCATGTCCCCTCGGATCAGAATCAAGGCCCCAGGTAAGAGATTGGTCGGTCATACATTGACAATTTTTCATACAGTAtacctttgaaaattttagttaTTCATGAACATTTAGGCCCAGTAAGCAGACTTTATACCGAGTTGCAGTACAAATATGATTgcttcacaaatatgataataaagATAGAATCCTCACCAATTTGTGAAATGCATGGCACTAAATTCAGAGTTCCATTTCCAGGTCGAACTAAGTTGGTCTTATCAAGAAAAGGTCATGACTCTCAGGTGACCGTGACACCCCCATGGGCCTTTTATCTAAATATATAATACACGTAAAAAGAGTCCACTGTTATAAAACCTCCTCATTTCATTTTCCCTACAGACCAGTGTTTTACTCGACCGTTAATATCACATAATTTAATGTTTCTTCGATGTGTAGTGAAATTGCGCAGGTTTACTTTGGTAATCATATTCATTATTACATTGCATCCTGACCCTGTATAGAAATTGTTGAAATCAGAAATAAGTTCTATTAAAGACTTTTCCCCTAAGATGAATGTATAGCTTTTTTGCTTCCTCGGAATCTCTCGGAGATTCATATCTATCTTCCTCCATAAGCAATAGGCGTAGATCTCGAACAGTCTCGTCACAAGAAAACTCAGCTTTTGGCGTAGTTTCTTCCGAGCAGGCAGTGATTTCTGTTTCATCTGCGTAACAATGGCAGTGTTGTTTGTTATATAGTTCAGGAAGCGAGTAGAGCATAATTGGTCTGTTCCCACCATGCATGTCTTTTCCACCAGAGATAGTATGAGTGTTCCAGATTTCCACCAAGTTATCCAAATCTttctataaaaatgaaaattaaggtaGAATATGTGTTTAATGTTCATACTATTTACATCGGGTTACAgctattatatttgaaaaatccttagaagaaagaaagaaatagaGAGAAAGACATACGGACAAGTTTTGTTCCTTCAAAGTACAAATTATTGCTCGATAACTAAAGCCGCTCGCGTACTTGgaattcaatattcaaacaatCTGCATATTgatcataaaaatatttgtggttCCTTAAATACTTACCTGAATGATATCCATAAAACAGAACTGTACTAAATTTTTGTCCAAAAAAGTTCCGCAGAAGGTAGTTTCTCCAATGCAATTGGCCATATCTGCGAATAAAGCCATCCAGAACTGCCCAACTTCCTTTCTTAGAATTCCCCAAAACCATTCTATTCTTTGATTGTGCGTGCTTTTCCcatatataaaacttttttcaccAGACTGAGCGTCGATATAATTGCGTCTTAGAAACTTCTGCACTTGCTCGATGTAAACATTTTCCGTCCCCATGTCAGCTCTTATCCTTTGGGGACATCCCCTCCGGCGTTGCACGGCTTTTATATAGTAATCAGCTATAACTTTCGGATCGCTGTTGGTTGAGTTGGCCTCCAACCAAATCACATTTCTTGAAAATCCATCAATACATCCATTTATAGCTATGCCGTATGGCTTCATTTTATCATATGAGTCAATATGCCATACGTTATCAGGACCATTGCTGACATATTGCCGTCTATGTAGTCTTATTCTCTTCCGTTTCAATATCCCATCTGGGTCTAAAATTTTCATGAGATGATACACTGTGTCTCGAGAAACTGTTAATCCAGAGAGTTTACACTTGTTGTGCATCCATTTGTAGCCATGAAGCTGTCCCGAATTTTGCAGTTcattcaaaataaacaaagcaaCATCGCAGacatcagaatatttttttcttctcgttaGTCGTAATCTTTTCAGCGTTCTTTTCAATGTCGACTTACTAATAATGACTTGATGCACAATTGcaagaaagtttaaaatttcagtatatGATAGTCCAAGTTCAAAGTACAGCTGGACAAGTCTTTCATTATTCTTCATTGCAATGAACAAATTATATCATGCTACCTCCATAATAGTGAGGCATTTAATCGGTAAATTGGGGTTTACACCAACGTTGGCGTTTATAAGCAAAATTtacgcgttataacgcgaaagttacgcgttataacgcgaaaattTCGCGTTTATTCGCGAACGTTACGCGTTTATtcgcgaaaaaaaaaaaaattttgagctACGGAAATGAGCTCAATGGGCTTTCGTacataacaattttattcaaagggaaataattttaaaaaatcaatcttGTAACAATGTTTATTATGAATAAATAGTactaaaaacaaacaaatatcacaacaaacagtgatctaATTAATATTGCACTAACAAGCACAACATAATAAAAGCAAGACTAACCACAAAATAAGTGGATGACAAGACTAACCAATGGTGTTAAGGACATATACTGTAACAATGTTTCtcaataataaataattttctgtaacatttcaagtacaattcacttgcattctatcttGTTTGTACAAAAAACTTGGGGAATATTACCAGGCTTATTTCAAAGTTTGCATATTTTGctagttcctggttgtggcaagtaaaaatgtaaaatcagctcTTATAGTATTATAAAAGTTTGTTTCTCTGAACATCGACTAAGTACACTGTAATTGTAGAAAAGAATGGGCGAAAAATCTTTGGATCATTCGTGGTTTGAACCCCGGACATttgcattactagttaggtggTCTAAACCACTGAGCTTACCAGGCCATTTATACAAAGTGTGGTAATATCACTACAATATAAAACTTAAACTTATTTCAGAaatcatatatttaaagaactcttcatatcaaggagatgaaaaaataattttagaaaagAATGTCAGAAACGGTGCGTATGACCCTAAAGATGGAGACATATATTGCCTTGGAGTATAAACCTGTGTGTGTAAATAATAATTACATAAAACGAATGaggttttcatttttcattctgCATGTACATGTTCACTACTCCCATATGCTGCATCAAATTGGAACTACAGCTAACAACAATACTGTTGATGGGCAATAGTATGTCACTAAACAGAAGTGATGGGTGGGGAAAAATTGTGGTCCCTAGTGATTTATCAGTTACTTGCAATGTCAACATAAAATGGCAATGCagagaaaaaacaaacaagcaagAAAATCTATTCTTGCATACATGTTTTGGTCTGCCTTTAATAAGCTACAAATactataaaaaaatatatgaaaagttATCTCAACAAATCAATACATATAATGTAATGTTAACAATATAACTGAAAGACAATGAATATTTTAGTTTATCAAAACGAGACAACTACTGTCCTTAGACAGACCATGCTGTAGAAATCTTATGCAGACCCCATATAGCTGATCAATCAAAGGTCTCATATGGCAATTTCTTTGTgcgtaaaaacaaaaatgaacaaGATCGAGGCCCATgtaccacatcgctcacctgagcatgTTGCTGACCACAAAGAAAAGTCGATATCTGCTCAATACCAAAGAGAATATAAACATCATAACTTTATAAATCTCTCACCCCTCATCCCCAAGGCCATGATTTAAAtcaacttgaatctccactaccTGATGTTTTTATATCAGGATGACTAATTATAGTCCTGTTGGTCTTGggaataatatttgttttaatgttaccactttttgtggccccatctaaaCCAGGGACCATGGCTTCAGtcaacttgaatatgcactacctggggatgttTGTCTGTCAGCATGAGTAATCATGGCCTGGctgttcatgagaagaagactGTTATAAGACCTTTTACTATATTATCCCATGAAACTTTGACCCCTAATTGAGGCCcaatcctacccctgggagtcacaaattgaataaatctgaatctgcactatttgtCGATgatacttgcatattaatatgactaatcatggcagTGTTGCTTTTGAGAAAAAGAGTTTTTAAAGTGCTACCCCTATATATACCCCtataaaaaattgttttcctattgtgaccccacctaCCCTTTGCAGCCATGATTGGAAGACATTTGAATCTATACttcctgaggatgcttgcatactaatatgactaatcatggcccttctattcttgagaagattttgaaagatttacctatatatccccatgtaaaccttcaatcccctattgttgccccaacctacccctggggggcatgaattgtacaaacttgaaacttcaaataagtatttttattttttcctagcccaatggttcttaataagatttttaaatgactccactctatttttgctttttcttgagTCAGACTATTTTCCCTTGGATTAGGGCAATGGCACATCATTGGAACGAACTTGAAACCCCTTTACCAAAGAttactttgtgccaagtttggttgaaattggccatgTGGTTCTAGAAAAGgaaatgaaatgtgaaaagtttataacgAGAATGATGACAGAAAATGGACAAATTTCAATCAGAGAAACTCACTTGTGCCTCTGACTCAAGTGAACTAAaaagcaatttaaaaaattactaaaatactaaactgtaaaaaaaaaaaatcaattatgaTTAAAGTATTACGTGGAAAAATACTGCGGTTTCAACATTTTTTGCTAGATACAAATTttagttctttttttttcatgtttgtgGCCATGCAGTCCACAAAAAACACAAACTTTGCTCtttatggaagaaaatcaaGTAGAATTCCATGAAATAACCTATTTACACAACAGTACCTTTACAAAACAGTACcattgaagtaaaaaaaaaaattacaaaacagtacctatgaaataaatttatggAACAGTATCCATGAAATTTGATGAAACCACAGTTGTTGATAAACATCAATGAATGATTATACTAAAAGCCTCATTAAAACAAAGCAAATAAAAAGAATTCCATAggaaaaaactaaataaattatATGGCACAGCAGTTTTAGTCCTCCCAGAGGCATTTGCTAAATCTGTTTCTTGCTGCATTCTTAAATATAATCAAGAACATGatacaattgtaaatttaaaaccTGGGATCCAACATAGTATAATTTGTGGTAGATTTCCAATGGTGAATACTTTCAGTTATTGAATAGGTTCTGTATTGTAGCTCAACTACAACCACACTCCTCCACTTCCTCACTGACCACTCTCTCATATCCAACTGACCATTCTCCAATTCCTCACTGACCACTCTCCCAGTTTTAATTAAATCATCATCCATAACCGGACCTGCTTTTGGTCCAGCCTCAGACACAGGTTGTCAATCCTGACTAATCGCACTCGTTCCAGGTCACCGGCATTAAACACACGGTAGATCTGAAAGTTTTCGCGGTGCTGCTGCGCAAACTGAATCTGTTGGGAGGAAATCTCAAACACGTCTTTGTCATCAGTCAAGGTAGCCTTGACCTCAATAAAGGTTTTGATCACTTCAGTGTCTCTCCTATGAGATAATTCAAAGTCATATGGCGTTCCTTGCTCATTCTCTTTGTTACACCACTTGATTTCAATAATACTCGGATCCACCTCCTGCTGGCGTAAGAGATACTGGTGGACAAGGTGTTCACCCCAACGACCTATTTCTTGTAAGTTTGACTCGTCCTGGTCAAGGTCTAGAGATATGTCTGGTACAGCCTTGAGATTGGAACCTTGTCCTAACTCTTCATAAGTGTAATCACTCGCCAACCCCGTCCAAGCTGGATGATCTACAATATGAAGCCAAAATGCATCATCAattgtcatacatgtacttagtatttacataaaatgcaCAGGTATCATAATATAAAGAGATTTTagaagtaagtaatttttaaaagtagatatAGAATAGGGAATTTGTGTTTTGATGTACaaattttcaagaaatccaGATGAAAATTTAAGAATCTAATATGTTCTACTGAGAAATACGAAATACTGAGAATTActgatattcattcatttcaatTACAAGATAACTTGTCCACTGTGtgtaattcaaaatgtaaatcaaTCCATACATTTCAACACCAAACTCTGAACACTTTCAGGAATTCTTAAATTATTTTCTAGATGTTTCTTTATACCAAGTAAATAATTATGTTAGGTGGGAACAAGTATAACTGAACATGTGTACACACCCATCAGGATTTTCTTGGACTCTGGGATGCGGGGCGGCCCCTGGCTGTTATCAGTTGGATGCCTCCGTTTTCCACTTGGCTTAATATGATGTTCCTGATCTCCCTGCCAATGACCCTTCTCTTCACTATTTGTAAAAGACTCTTTTGTATGAGTTCCCCTTTCCCTTGTTATGTCATCACCACTAGATGGCACTGCTGAGTGGTGGGCTCCTTCTGTTTTGACACCTGCAGCCTCCTGTCCTCCCTCTCTCTCCTCCCGTGAGACAGATCTTTTATTCTCTCCTGAAGACTCTGTCTCATTTTCCAATATCTTTCTTTTTGTGCCTTCTACAAAATGTATCAAAGaccaatttgaaaataaaacaaacactaAATTCTTAATTGGCAAGATAGACTTTAAACCTATCATATTTCTCCCACTGCATCTGTCTAATTCAATTATGACAAAAACAGTTCTAACATATGAAAAGCTCATCACAACAGAAAAAACAGTATCATATAGAGGCAACACTGTTACAACTGCTTTTCAATACACTTTTAGAAATCATTGACTTTTGCTGATTCGTCTCCAGCATTCACACAAACATTCACCACAAATATTCACCACAAACATTTATCACAAGCATTCAGCACAAGCATTCATCACATACATTCAACACAAACATTACAAATATTCACCACAAGCATTTACCACAAACATTTACATACATTCAACACAAGCATTTACCACAAGCATTCATCACATACATTCAACACCAGCATTTACCACAAGCATTCATCACATACATTCAACACAAACATTACAAATATTCACCACAAGTATTTACCACAAGATTCATCACATACATTCAACACAAGCATTTACCACAAGCATTCATCACATACATTCAACAAGCATTTACCACAAGTATTCATCACATACATTCAACACAAACATTACAAATATTCACCACAAGCATTTACCACAAGCATTCATCACATACATTCAACACAAGCATTTACCACAAGCATTCATCACATACATTCAACACAAACATTTACCACAAGCATTCATCACAAACATTAAATTCATCACAAACATTAACCACAAACATTCACCACAAGCATTAAATCACAAACATTCATCACATACATTTACCACAAACATtcatcacaatttttaacaacaAGAATTCATCCTTCACCACTGGGTTCCTTACTTCCTTCACTGTCCTGCCTCCCATACACAGCTCCTGGGCCCTCCTCATTACTCTCCTGTCTGTTGTAGGGCTGTCCCTCAGTCCTCTCATGTACAGTGATCCCTCCTCTTCCTCCTGAGGAGTGATCTCCCTTGCTTGCCTCAGAACTTTCCTCACCACCAGGGGGCTTCCTTTCATCTGTGACCTTAAACTGACTGGGCAGTTCCTTCACACTCTTCATGTAATCTGGGGCTTTGGGTGGAGGCCAAACTTTAGAATCAGCAACTTTTTCTTCTCTCTCCTTTCGAACTGCAAGTAAAACTCACAACCATTAACTAgttacaaatgaaacaaaatcacTGTTTATCTTGTTTCAACTTTGTATTTCTTTACCAGTGAATGAACTTTGTGACATTGGTAGTAAGGATTTCTATTGAACTAACCTTTGTTTTGAGCTGCCCCCTGGGTGTTCGACATTGGTGGCCATGCTTTTAGTCCCTGACTTCCTTCCTCTGTCTGGTTTGCTGTTCTCATTCCCCCTGAATCTGGTTCCTCAGGCCATGATTCAATTTCTGttgggaaaataaaataaaggtGTACAACCTTCAGagatttcatgaaattttgatattgtcATACTGCAGTGTGTCAGAAACttcatgaaattttgatattgccAAACTGCAGTGTGTCAGAGGCttcatgaaattttaatatTGCCATACTGCAGTGTGTCAGAgagattttatgaaattttaatattgtCATACTGCAGTGTGTCAGAGAGATGttatgaaattttaatattgtCATACTGCAGTGTGTCAGTTTTGAACTGTTGGTGTATGaacattctctacccagagctCCGTGCTCTACTTGCACTATACCTCTGTCAGTGTttaatttacagaaatcttgtaaaagtttctaatatccaacatttatgttttggactaaatatttagtcatatcatgaaatgcttttggtgcaattaaattgatgcttactgtaaattgtttaaacttgctgttttctgatcctaaatttggaactactttgtATTATGTGTATGAATCATGTGGTGGAGATTTGAtataaacatggaatcaaaagtaagaggGCAAGGCTGTAAAAAGTACGAtgaaacttgtaaaataaaagaaaaacagctaaatggtaaaaatgtacttAACAAAGTGCAAAAATGAAAAGAGCCTGACAtatcacctgttgccagaactttcaaagggaaaggaaacgagaaAGAAgtctgtttatatcatgtgattaaatTGTCatgtgattccaagcgttgacagaggtgtaagtgaagctagtgtaatacgccctctggtgagagaatgctgTATGGATACCAGCTTTGCCTTGTTCTTGTACAATGGTCATTTTGTTTACACAGAATTATTAGAGTACTGCAATGAACAATTGCTTGTGAATATAACTCGTCATCAATGTGTTTATGTTCACAAATCACAAAGTTGGTATACAATATAGTTTTTCTGATACACCAACCTGGTTCAACTGGCCTTTGGTAAGTTGGTAAAATTGGTTGAGGGACAAACCAGACTGGTTCACTCGGTGGAAGCGGGTAGCAGTCATTCTGTTCCATCACATCCTCTAGAGTATGTGGTTCCTTGGTAATTGGTGTGATTAGATCATTCAGAAAAGCCCTGTAGTAACAGAGAGAAAGGGAATATTATAAACACTCCATATTAAAATCTATCTTCAATTCCATGGACAGGTTtccatacatgtaatttcatgaagAATGAGAATCTAGTGTATCAACTCACAGAGGCCAAGCACATTTGTAACAGGGATAATAAATAACAATATCAGCATTTTTTCCCATTTATAACTGGTACTGATAAACTGTACCATTCCCAATGTCAAATACTATAACTTTTGAAGCTGAATAATGCCCTGTAACAAACTGCTAAGTCTTCAAAATTTGAGGCTCATAATTCGCCTTGTATGACTCGTAAACGTTTCTTCACGTAAGAGTTTCTTCACTTCCTCCTAAATAGAAACTACAGGTCAATAGAATGGTGCTTTTTTTTGTAaacttgtaaacaatttaatgaatatttgtttatattcttatttattctagtgttaattttaaaacatatgccatattttgacatgaaagaaaattcccaatttgttctaCTTTGATGCCATTCTcccccaattgaatgggtatcAATACCATTTCCATAAggtaggggggtgggggtgggaaTGCTGCATATACAAAGATGTTTGCATTGACACCTGGTTACAAAACCGGCTACGTCCTTATGTATTAACTGTACATGTGTGTCATATCACAGATCTTGCAGTCATTCTGCACAGTCATGTTTACCTCAGATCTTTGGAGCACCTGTCGTCTGAGTTGGAGAAGAATTTGGCAATTTCTTTGTTAATGTCTGGATAAGACTCCGTGTGTTCTCGATGGAAATAAAAAGCATTGTCCTTCTGCACACATTTCTCCTTCCTCAGGACAATGACATCAGGGCTGTGTTTTAATGAATACTTCACCTCCAGGGTTCTTACCTGAAATGGAAAAAGAACAGTtgcatttatatgtacatgtttaaacgataatgcatattttgattaaaaacaGCTAGTTCTCGGGTTCTACTTTACGAATCcttacatttcatttttcaacaacgcagtattaagtcttccccggaagacatgtgtcgcctgctagttcattctatatgtaatatatcacgtataatgttgaaaaagtaaattattgaaatggtttttgtcactaaacaggaagttgataagcgacagattcgaaaatgtcttacacaatacagttggccacactgatgctctgtgccaaatatcagggagttgccccatgtggttcttgagaaaactgtgacagaaattttttggctgtaaaaaattctaagtcccggcaaacaggaagttgataagcgacagattcgaaaatgtcttacacaatacagttggccacagtgatgctctgtgccaaatatcaggaagttaccccatgtggttcttgagaaaactgtgacagaattttttttgctgtaaaaaattctaagtcccggcaaacaggaagttgataagcgacagattcgaaaatgtcttacacaatacagttggccacactgatgctctgtgccaaatatcagggagttgccccatgtggttcttgagaaaactgtgacagaaattttttgtgacgacgacgacgccagacgCCGCCGCCAGACGACGATGCAGGACGACAGATAGTGATCCCTATGtgtcgccactgcgtaacgcaggcgacacaaaaattgaagataacaaTATGAGCTCGTTAAACCTA encodes the following:
- the LOC125663894 gene encoding uncharacterized protein LOC125663894, with product MKNNERLVQLYFELGLSYTEILNFLAIVHQVIISKSTLKRTLKRLRLTRRKKYSDVCDVALFILNELQNSGQLHGYKWMHNKCKLSGLTVSRDTVYHLMKILDPDGILKRKRIRLHRRQYVSNGPDNVWHIDSYDKMKPYGIAINGCIDGFSRNVIWLEANSTNSDPKVIADYYIKAVQRRRGCPQRIRADMGTENVYIEQVQKFLRRNYIDAQSGEKSFIYGKSTHNQRIEWFWGILRKEVGQFWMALFADMANCIGETTFCGTFLDKNLVQFCFMDIIQKDLDNLVEIWNTHTISGGKDMHGGNRPIMLYSLPELYNKQHCHCYADETEITACSEETTPKAEFSCDETVRDLRLLLMEEDRYESPRDSEEAKKLYIHLRGKVFNRTYF